A genomic segment from Candidatus Hydrogenedentota bacterium encodes:
- a CDS encoding M20 family peptidase: MVKRAVSIVASIVAILVCVIVGRTLMFTSKQIAATPVRDIDLDVDRAAERLARAIAFETISFGVPSPISKDEFEAFHAYLEETYPKSHAALTREKVGGFSLLYTWPGSDASLKPLVIMGHFDVVPVAPGSETDWSHPPFEGKIADGAVWGRGAADDKQNVIGAMEAVEWLIEKGFRPKRTIMLSFGHDEELGGPEGAQKIVDLLVERKITPECVVDEGGSIIHDVMPGLNAPAALIGIAEKGYASFSLTVNQPGGHSSTPPPHSAIGILAEAIAKLEANPFPGGLSGPARQMFDAFGPEMPFGQRAVFANLWLFGPLVERMLSGSPETNAVVRTTTAVTMISGGVKDNVLPPEAKAVVNFRILPGETVKTVCDRITRIVDDERVKIESIEKEPRDPSPVSDINAAPYGILEKTIREVSPDVVVGPFLVLGGTDSRFFYDVTPNVYRFTPTRFRQGEIKMLHGTNEHIRVQNFGEVCRFYVQLIRNFDA; this comes from the coding sequence ATGGTGAAGCGAGCGGTGTCGATCGTCGCGAGTATCGTCGCGATTCTCGTGTGTGTGATTGTTGGCCGCACGCTGATGTTCACGTCGAAGCAGATTGCCGCGACTCCGGTTCGGGATATTGACCTCGATGTCGATCGCGCCGCGGAGCGCCTGGCAAGAGCGATCGCGTTTGAAACCATTTCGTTTGGCGTGCCTTCGCCTATCAGCAAGGACGAGTTCGAAGCGTTTCACGCCTATCTTGAGGAGACGTACCCGAAGTCGCACGCTGCGCTAACGCGCGAGAAGGTGGGCGGTTTCAGCCTGCTGTATACGTGGCCGGGCAGCGACGCCTCGTTGAAACCGTTGGTGATCATGGGCCATTTCGACGTAGTGCCCGTGGCGCCGGGAAGCGAAACTGACTGGTCGCACCCGCCGTTCGAAGGGAAGATTGCGGACGGCGCGGTGTGGGGAAGGGGTGCGGCGGACGACAAGCAGAACGTCATCGGCGCGATGGAAGCCGTCGAGTGGCTGATCGAGAAAGGCTTTCGGCCGAAGCGCACAATCATGCTGTCCTTCGGCCACGACGAGGAATTGGGAGGCCCCGAGGGTGCGCAGAAGATCGTCGACCTGTTGGTCGAACGGAAGATTACACCCGAATGCGTCGTAGATGAAGGCGGATCGATCATTCACGACGTGATGCCCGGGTTGAACGCGCCCGCGGCGTTAATTGGCATTGCCGAAAAAGGGTACGCGAGTTTCTCGCTTACCGTGAACCAGCCCGGAGGTCATTCGTCGACTCCGCCCCCGCATAGCGCCATCGGCATACTCGCCGAGGCGATAGCGAAGCTCGAAGCGAACCCGTTCCCGGGCGGACTCTCCGGCCCCGCAAGGCAAATGTTCGACGCGTTCGGGCCGGAAATGCCGTTCGGGCAGCGCGCGGTGTTCGCGAACCTCTGGTTGTTTGGGCCACTCGTCGAACGCATGCTATCCGGGTCGCCGGAGACGAACGCGGTGGTGCGTACGACGACCGCCGTGACGATGATCTCCGGTGGCGTGAAGGACAACGTGCTGCCGCCGGAGGCGAAGGCGGTCGTGAATTTCCGCATCCTTCCTGGCGAAACGGTGAAGACCGTCTGCGATCGCATAACCAGGATCGTCGACGACGAGCGTGTAAAAATTGAATCAATCGAAAAGGAACCGCGCGATCCATCGCCGGTATCCGATATCAACGCCGCGCCGTACGGGATACTGGAGAAGACTATTCGCGAAGTGAGTCCCGACGTTGTCGTCGGACCGTTCCTCGTGCTGGGCGGCACGGATTCGCGGTTCTTTTACGACGTTACGCCGAACGTGTACCGCTTCACACCAACGCGGTTTCGCCAAGGCGAAATCAAGATGCTGCACGGGACGAACGAACACATCCGCGTCCAGAACTTCGGCGAAGTCTGCCGGTTCTATGTGCAGCTCATTCGCAATTTCGACGCGTAG